TAAATCATTTCGGTCACCATTATCCAGCATCTGAAAAATATGCGAATTAAAGTTCTGATATGAATACGTATTTCCTAATGTAATGTTGAAATTGCTTTTTGGTGTCACCATATAATAGTAATCCAGTTTAGCATCTACTTTATTCGTTTTTACAAAACGATCCTGATTAAGATCATTTCGGTTTTGTCCTGAAATATATCCCGATAAATCAAAAGGCTGTGATTTTAAATTAGCATTGTAAAACGGGTTTTCATCCTGATACAAATGCTGCATTTCAAAAGCAAAAATATTTTTATCGCTTTGTGTATAATACAAACTCAGATTTTGGTTTATTGAGGTTGGATCTTGTTTCTTTTCTGTCAAAATAGTTTCAACCGCCGAAATATTATTTACAACCGATTCACGCAACAAATCTGTATCTTCATCCTGTTTTGATAATTTTGTTAAAACATCATAATCAAACTGAAGTTTTGTATTCGGTTTGTAGGTTGAACTCAGCTTAAACAATCCTAGATTGTTTTTTTGATGGGTAAGTTCGTCTCTTTTCTGCTGATCTCCTGACTCTAAAATTGTAGTCTGTGATTTGGTTTCTAAATCGGTTTTTGAGGAAGAAAGAATCCCGAAACCGCTTAGAGTCCATTCTTTGGTTGGGGAATACGAAAAGTTGGTCGCGCCAAATTTTGTTTCGATTTCTTTTGCACGATTGTTTCGTAAGATGGAAATTCCGAGATCATTTGAAGAAACATTAAAACTGCTTCCTCCTTTTTTCATCAGATTTTTAAATCCTCCGGTAAATTTGAAATAGTCCTGAGCTGTAAGAGGCAGTTCGCCAATATTATTAAAATTCGTAATTAAATTAATACTGTATTTGGGACTGTAATAAAACAACTTCGGATTGATGATATACCGACTGTCCAATTCGGCAACGCCTATTCCAGCGGTTACATCTCCAAACCAAAAGTTCTTTTTACCTTCTTTTAGTTTAATATTCATCGCCACATTTTCCTGATCGTTCTCGAGTCCTTTTAAAGCGCTTACTTCATTAAAATTTCGTAAAACCTGAACTTTATCAATAGCATCTGCGGGAATATTTTTAACGCCTAATTTGGTATCTCCATCAAAAAAATCTTTTCCTTCTACCATCAATTTGCTGACTTTTTTTCCTTCTACTTCAATCTCACCATCGGCATTCACCTCAACTCCCGGCAACTTTTTCAAAACGTCTTCCAGCTTTTTTTCAGTTCCTGATTTGAAAGAATCAGCATTATAAACGATTGTGTCTCCTTTTATGGAAACAGGCATTTCGCGGACAATTTCCACACCTGCAAGTTCGATTCCGGCACCATCCATTACGATATTCTGCGTCATGTTTTCGGCTTTGGTGACCACCGCAATTTCTTTAGATTTCATTCCCAAATAACTTACCTTAACCGTATACGAGGTGTTGGGTTTTAAAGTAAGCTGAAATTTTCCTTTATCATTCGTAATCCCATACGAATCCATTGCTTTTGTAGTGTTGTTTACAGCCATGATATTGGCCATTTCCAACGGATTCTTTTGTTCGTCCTGAATGAAACCATCAAAACGAACACTTTGAGAAAATGAAAAAGAGGTAATTAAAAAGGCGAAGAAAAAATATATTTTGTTCATTAAAAAAGCTTAGAAATAGATAATAATTAGAAGACTATTTATCTTCCCATTGGCGGCGGTCCACCCGCACGTCCGCGGTTCATTTCTCTAAATTCTTCCATTTTTTTAATTACGGTTTCATCATAATCTTTCTGAGAAATTACTTTTCCTTTTTTAGACGGTTTTATTTCTACTTTATCTTTGGCATTCAAAACAATTTTAGAACATAAAATAGTAGTTCTTCCGTCATTCACTTCTAAAATTAATCCAGGAAGTCCCCAATAATTTTCAGGTCCTTGGTTTACGGGAACTTCTGGCGTATACCAAGCTGTAATTACGATTTCTTTTGGTATTTCGAAATTATCCTCAAAATTCGTTTTGGTTTCTCCTGAAGTTTTCTTGGCTTCATCCGTCTTTTTAGTTTCGTTGTTTTTAGGTCTGAAATTTCTAAAATCA
This is a stretch of genomic DNA from Flavobacterium endoglycinae. It encodes these proteins:
- a CDS encoding carboxypeptidase regulatory-like domain-containing protein — encoded protein: MNKIYFFFAFLITSFSFSQSVRFDGFIQDEQKNPLEMANIMAVNNTTKAMDSYGITNDKGKFQLTLKPNTSYTVKVSYLGMKSKEIAVVTKAENMTQNIVMDGAGIELAGVEIVREMPVSIKGDTIVYNADSFKSGTEKKLEDVLKKLPGVEVNADGEIEVEGKKVSKLMVEGKDFFDGDTKLGVKNIPADAIDKVQVLRNFNEVSALKGLENDQENVAMNIKLKEGKKNFWFGDVTAGIGVAELDSRYIINPKLFYYSPKYSINLITNFNNIGELPLTAQDYFKFTGGFKNLMKKGGSSFNVSSNDLGISILRNNRAKEIETKFGATNFSYSPTKEWTLSGFGILSSSKTDLETKSQTTILESGDQQKRDELTHQKNNLGLFKLSSTYKPNTKLQFDYDVLTKLSKQDEDTDLLRESVVNNISAVETILTEKKQDPTSINQNLSLYYTQSDKNIFAFEMQHLYQDENPFYNANLKSQPFDLSGYISGQNRNDLNQDRFVKTNKVDAKLDYYYMVTPKSNFNITLGNTYSYQNFNSHIFQMLDNGDRNDLNTPENNNDVDYSFNDVFLGFHYKILTGKFTFTPGVSVHSYQMTNSQLGSDYSQNFVKVLPDFFALYQIKKSETLTYNFSLSNDFTDINQLAAGYVLSDYSSLFRGNRFLENATSQVHSLRYFKYNMFNFENIFANATYTKKVDAIKTQADFTGINQSSSPYNSNLADETFSGMGSYGRSFLKNYKASASASLNWSKFNNIQNDKLATTESFVQSYTVRASTNYKNLPNIEFGYNLLVNKYSGSTFYTDKPFARLDYYFLDSFSFVSEYEFYHYYNGNKSVNNEYDFLSASLIYQKKNSKWEYKVSATNLLNTRYLNDDSFSQFSTRVSQYTVQPRYIIFSMKYNL